The following coding sequences lie in one Spinacia oleracea cultivar Varoflay chromosome 1, BTI_SOV_V1, whole genome shotgun sequence genomic window:
- the LOC110792956 gene encoding pentatricopeptide repeat-containing protein At4g38150-like produces the protein MAEAPLLRRLLSSFFTFKFPLPPTPNLITRRFSSSEPNPTSPEPKPKPNTKVSFSPPNSSVSKPESEPTQNKNTDLPPSYNPFTNKPVNAEPKDPNNLKEIFHKMRTDGLISNAVKMFDEMSKHGLTHDTFEMFKVIKQTGKMPDVVAHTAVIEAYAGAGQCKGAHNVYLKMLAYGVLPNAYTYSVLIKSLAAGGMIMEAKEYVLEMLGKGMRLNPGTCVAVIEAFVREGKEEEGRELLNEMKGKGFVGDEKGVREVLKGKKGHVVRNVIDILCAK, from the coding sequence ATGGCGGAAGCACCACTCCTCCGTCGccttctctcctcttttttcacCTTCAAATTTCCATTACCACCCACTCCAAACCTAATCACACGGCGGTTCTCTTCCTCCGAACCAAACCCCACTTCCCCCGAACCCAAACCCAAACCCAACACCAAGGTCAGCTTCTCCCCACCAAACTCCTCTGTCTCCAAACCCGAATCCGAACCTACCCAAAACAAGAACACCGACCTCCCACCCTCTTACAACCCCTTTACCAACAAACCCGTCAATGCCGAACCCAAAGATCCCAACAATTTAAAAGAAATCTTCCACAAAATGAGAACTGATGGGTTAATCAGCAATGCAGTCAAGATGTTCGACGAAATGTCAAAACATGGTTTAACCCATGACACGTTTGAAATGTTTAAGGTGATCAAACAAACAGGTAAAATGCCCGATGTGGTGGCCCACACCGCTGTTATTGAAGCTTACGCTGGTGCTGGACAATGCAAGGGAGCTCACAATGTGTACTTGAAGATGTTGGCATATGGGGTTCTTCCCAATGCTTACACTTATAGTGTGTTGATCAAGTCGCTAGCTGCAGGTGGGATGATCATGGAGGCTAAAGAGTATGTGTTGGAGATGTTGGGGAAGGGAATGAGGCTGAATCCCGGGACGTGTGTGGCGGTTATCGAGGCGTTTGTGAGGGAGGGGAAGGAGGAGGAGGGAAGAGAGTTGTTGAATGAGATGAAAGGGAAGGGTTTTGTGGGGGATGAGAAGGGTGTTAGGGAGGTTCTTAAGGGTAAGAAAGGGCATGTTGTTAGGAATGTTATAGATATTCTTTGTGCTAAATGA
- the LOC110792963 gene encoding stemmadenine O-acetyltransferase — MEVEIISKEALKPSKPTPSHSKLHKLSGLDQLSPSIYVPILLFYHAPPPPPPPSEPSEHATLSSHLKNSLSETLTLYYPFAGKVKDGVCIDCDDEEGVVFVEARAKNNLIDVLNRPKLEVLNTLFPGGLQWKSSKNLSVLAVQVSYFDCGGMAIGICMSHKIADACTIFTFLNDWAYIARTSGENLSSICALLNTASSIWPPNNQSIIPELEFTTSNVVTRRYVFNPTKLSELKAAAAAAADTIAAASNNSKAKPIQNPSRVEVVTSLIYKTIIQSNKKIHPRGLVTSYSLAQTVNMRTRMVPPLPKNTVGNIVWYFPVMIKEEDDISLGTLAARMRDALMNLCEFARNVEGEKWLLMAGKIGVDGEHSMDDAYTFSSWCKHPVYDVDFGWGKPVWVSTAVYPYKNNVVMMDCKDGEGVEVWVTLDEDLMCVFEGDEEFLKFASFNPSI, encoded by the exons ATGGAAGTAGAGATCATTTCTAAGGAAGCTCTAAAACCCTCAAAACCAACCCCATCACATTCCAAACTACACAAACTATCTGGCCTAGACCAACTCTCACCTAGCATCTATGTTCCCATCTTGTTATTCTACCAcgcgccgccaccaccaccgccgccttCGGAACCTTCCGAACATGCTACCCTATCTTCACACTTGAAAAACTCACTCTCAGAAACCTTAACTCTTTACTACCCTTTTGCAGGGAAGGTGAAAGACGGTGTTTGTATCGATTGTGATGACGAGGAGGGGGTGGTTTTCGTGGAAGCGCGTGCAAAGAACAACCTTATCGATGTCTTAAATAGGCCGAAACTCGAGGTGTTGAACACCCTCTTCCCTGGTGGTTTGCAGTGGAAGAGTTCGAAGAATTTGAGTGTTTTGGCTGTGCAAGTTAGTTACTTTGATTGTGGTGGTATGGCTATTGGTATATGTATGTCACACAAAATTGCAGATGCTTGTACCATTTTTACATTCCTCAATGATTGGGCTTACATTGCTAGAACATCTG GGGAGAACTTATCATCAATCTGCGCATTGCTCAACACAGCATCATCAATATGGCCTCCTAACAACCAATCCATCATCCCAGAACTCGAATTCACGACATCCAACGTCGTTACAAGAAGATACGTATTCAACCCAACAAAATTATCGGAGCTCAAGGCGGcagcggcggcggcggcggaCACCATAGCCGCCGCCTCCAACAACTCAAAAGCCAAACCCATACAAAACCCAAGTCGTGTCGAGGTCGTAACATCACTCATATACAAAACCATCATCCAATCTAACAAAAAAATCCACCCACGTGGCTTGGTGACGTCATACTCGTTAGCCCAAACGGTCAACATGCGTACCAGAATGGTCCCACCATTGCCGAAAAACACCGTCGGAAACATAGTTTGGTATTTCCCAGTGATGATCAAGGAAGAAGATGATATAAGTCTGGGAACACTGGCGGCGCGTATGAGGGACGCGCTTATGAATTTATGCGAGTTTGCTAGGAATGTTGAAGGGGAAAAATGGCTTTTAATGGCGGGAAAGATAGGTGTTGATGGTGAACATAGTATGGATGATGCGTATACTTTTAGTAGTTGGTGTAAACACCCTGTTTATGATGTGGATTTTGGGTGGGGGAAGCCTGTGTGGGTTAGTACTGCGGTTTATCCTTATAAGAATAATGTTGTTATGATGGATTGTAAAGATGGTGAAGGGGTTGAAGTTTGGGTTACTTTGGATGAAGATTTGATGTGTGTGTTTGAAGGTGATGAGGAGTTTCTTAAGTTTGCTTCTTTCAATCcaagtatttga